The genomic segment AAGTTGCGCCGCGGCCGCTCCTCCAAGGCGTCCCCGGACGCCTCCAAGAGAAAGGGGTCGTGATGCTCGAGATTGATACAGTCACCAAGCGCTTCGGCGGGCTGGTCGCGGTGGACGCGGTGTCGCTCACCGTCAACGAGGGCGAGATCGTCGGCCTGATCGGCCCAAACGGCGCCGGCAAGACCACGCTCTACAACGTCATCGCGGGTACCTTCCCGCCGACCGAGGGCACCGTGCGCTTCAATGGCCGGCGAATCGAGGGCATGCGCGCCGACGAGACCTGTACGCTCGGCCTGGCGCGGACCTTCCAGATCCCGCATGTGTTCGCCTCGATGACCGTCGGCGAAAGTATCCAGGTCGGTGCCTTCCTGCACCGCCGCCGCCGCTCTGCGGCACGGGCGCTCTCGCTGGAAGTGGCGGCGGCCGTGGGGCTTGGAGAGCGGTTCGATACGCCGACAACGGCGCTGACAACGGCGGAACGCAAGCGGCTCGAAGTCGCCCGCACGCTGGCCACCGAACCGCAGATGATCCTGCTCGACGAGGTGATGGCAGGGCTGAACCACACCGAGGTCAACCTGATGCTCGACCTTGTCCGCACGCTGCGCGACCGCGGCCTGACGGTGCTTTTCGTCGAGCACAATCTCTCGGCCGTGATGAAGATCTGCGACCGTGTCGCGGTTCTCGACCACGGCGCCAAGATAGCCGACGGCCTTCCCGAGGAGGTGATGGAAAATCCCGAAGTGGTTGCGGCCTACCTCGGCCCGCCGGCCGGGCGCGACGTTGCGGAGACGGAGGGCGGGAATGCTTAGTGTCGAAAACCTTCACGCGGGCTATGGCGACGCCGAAGTGCTCTTCGGGATCGACCTTCAGGTCGAGAAGGGCGAAGTCGTGGCCATCGTCGGCTCGAACGGGGCCGGCAAGACGACCCTGCTTCGCGCCTTGTCGGGCATCATCCAGCCGACGCAGGGCCATGTCCGCCTTTTGGGCGAGGACGTGACCGGCATGCACACGCACAACCTCGTCGAGAAGGGGCTGGTCATGGTCCCCGAGGGCCGGCGCCTGTTTCCGCGCATGTCGGTGCGACGCAATCTCGAGATCGCCGCCTATTCGTCGCGGGCGCGGCCGCACCTGGCCGAACAGCTGCGCGAGGTCTACG from the Roseovarius indicus genome contains:
- a CDS encoding ABC transporter ATP-binding protein; translation: MLEIDTVTKRFGGLVAVDAVSLTVNEGEIVGLIGPNGAGKTTLYNVIAGTFPPTEGTVRFNGRRIEGMRADETCTLGLARTFQIPHVFASMTVGESIQVGAFLHRRRRSAARALSLEVAAAVGLGERFDTPTTALTTAERKRLEVARTLATEPQMILLDEVMAGLNHTEVNLMLDLVRTLRDRGLTVLFVEHNLSAVMKICDRVAVLDHGAKIADGLPEEVMENPEVVAAYLGPPAGRDVAETEGGNA